A part of Sphaerodactylus townsendi isolate TG3544 unplaced genomic scaffold, MPM_Stown_v2.3 scaffold_529, whole genome shotgun sequence genomic DNA contains:
- the LOC125425461 gene encoding zinc finger protein ZFP2-like: MRKDIENYIKGCSVCAEAKNIPGKPHGLLKPLPVPSRPWEVISMDFITDLPESQGNTVLWVVVDLFSKQAHFVPCTSIPSAPKLARLFIQHIYRLHSSPNKVVSDRGPQFVSKFWQAFLDLLGTTPAVAAPYHVQSDGESERTNRTLEQYLRCYTNYHQDNWCELIPFAEYAYNNAVHSSTKKTPFENLRDVHKYTKLGKKFVGPFRILKVINDVTARLELPNSLKEVCDPANEMNQHSVNEKGVTYSDGKDSTEYSGAREKKEGKQPMKERSNSGPLQGDDLHKTALFDKIHEKYNGNEDAATEERFSEKSDKNVHCSGHNKMKILKFLKRAKSFGEKNKIPPHERIHTRETNYKCLDGGKSFNNSESLISHRRIHSRQKPYKCLECGKAFSRRGTLNSHQRIHTGEKPYKCLECGKYFRESGSLTFHQRIHTGEKPYKCQKCGKNFRESGKLTSHQRIHTGQKPYKCLECGKDFSQSGSLTSHQRIHTGEKPYKCLECGKGFRESGKLTSHRRIHTGQKPYKCLECGKDFRNSGHLFSHERIHTGQKPYNCLECGKAFTHSAGLKLHQRIHSGEKPYKCLECGKGFNRSEHLTSHQRVH, translated from the exons atgcgcaaagacattgaaaacTACATCAAGGGTTGTTCTGTATGCGCAGAAGCGAAAAACATCCCCGGGAAGCCCCATGGattgttaaaacctctcccggttcCCTCCAGACCCTGGGAGGTCATTtcgatggattttatcactgatctACCAGAAAGTCAGGGGAACACAGTTCTATGGGTGGTGGTTGACTTGTTCTCCAAACAGGCACACTTTGTTCCTTGCACCTCCATCCcgtcagctcccaaactagcaaGGCTattcattcaacatatctatcgcctgcaCTCCTCCCCCaacaaggtggtgtccgaccgcggcccccaattcgtTTCGAAATTTTGGCAGGCTTTCCTGGacctgttgggaaccaccccagcaGTCGCAGCCccctaccacgtgcaaagcgacggaGAGTCAGAACGGACTAATAGAACACTGGAACAGTACCTGCgctgttacactaactaccaccaagatAATTGGTGCGAATTGATCCCATTTGCAGAATATGCTTACAACAATGCTGtccatagtagtacaaagaaaacccctttcgAG AACCTTCGGGACgttcacaaatatacaaaactggggaaaaaattcgTGGGTCCCTTTCGGATTTTAAAAGTGATTAACGACGTTACTgctcgtttggaactgcctaactctttaa AGGAAGTGTGTGATCCAGCAAATGAAATGAACCAGCATTCAGTGAATGAAAAAGGAGTGACATATTCAGATGGAAAAGACAGTACTGAATACTCTGGTGCCcgggaaaagaaagaaggaaaacagcCAATGAAAGAGAGAAGTAATTCTGGTCCTCTCCAGGGAGATGATTTGCATAAAACGGCACTATTTGACAAAATTCATGAAAAATACAATGGAAATGAAGATGCTGCAACTGAGGAAAGGTTTTCTGAAAAATCAGACAAAAATGTGCATTGCAGTGGCCATAACAAAATGAAAATACTTAAATTTCTGAAACGTGCAAAGagttttggggagaaaaacaagaTACCTCCTCATGAAAGAATTCACACACGGGAGACCAACTATAAATGTTTGGATGGTGGAAAAAGCTTCAACAACAGTGAAAGCCTTATTTCCCATAGAAGAATTCATTCAAggcagaaaccatataaatgcctggagtgtggaaaagccttcagtcggaGAGGAACTCtgaattcccatcaaagaattcacacaggtgagaaaccatataaatgcctagaGTGTGGGAAATACTTCAGGGAGAGTGGAAGCCTTACTTTCCATCAAAGaatacacacaggggagaaaccatataaatgtcagAAGTGTGGAAAAAACTTCCGTGAGAGTGGAaaacttacttcccatcaaagaattcatacagggcagaaaccatataaatgcctggagtgtggaaaagacttcagtcagagtggcagccttacttcccatcaaagaattcacacaggggagaaaccatataaatgcttg gagtgtggaaaaggcttccgtGAGAGTGGAAAACTTACTTCCCATCGAAGAATTcatacagggcagaaaccatataaatgcctggagtgtggaaaagacttcaggAACAGTGGACACCTTTTTTCCCatgaaagaattcacacagggcagaaaccatataattgcctggagtgtggaaaagccttcactCACAGCGCAGGTCTTAAATTACATCAGAGAATTCactcaggggagaaaccatacaaatgcttggagtgtggaaaaggtttCAATAGGAGTGAacaccttacttcccatcagaGAGTTCAC